In Lolium rigidum isolate FL_2022 chromosome 3, APGP_CSIRO_Lrig_0.1, whole genome shotgun sequence, the genomic window aagtcagaaaaatacaaattaattTTTGCATGTTGCTGGGTATGCAGGTACATGTGTGTGCCGAGTTTCAAACTTAAATACAAAAGTATGTAACTtggaaaaaataacaaaatgaccAAGGTACAATGCAATTACTGTGCAAAAATCTTGTTCAAGTttcgttttctcttttttgtgtacACCACATATGATCAGACCTTTTCTGAAAAATTACATTAGTAAATATCAATGCAGTATTTAAGTGCATGATTTATCTCATAATTTTTGGAAACCTGTGGATACGGTTTTTGAGCCTAATTCTCGCCGCTAGTTCAGAAATCCATATGTTAAGATAACGACATTTGCATATGTCTTGGTTGATTTAGAAATGCTTATTTCTCGGTTAAAAAGCTCCCTTGTCATTTTTTCAGCTTCGTGAGTCTAGAAGTCTGATCGGACTATTCTTGGTGGTGACTTATAAATATACTTTTTCCTCATTCACCCGGAAAATAGCAAAACCCAAAATTAATTGATATCCTCGGTGATGCTTTGGTGGATCCAGATCATAAGAGTGAAATAATAATATAATTACATGTCAAACTACTCTGTAATACAATTGTAAACCCTAGCAAGTGGTAAAAATGGATCCACTATGTGGGAGTGATTTTAGATTAAAAAAGGATATTATTGCAGCATGCCCTCTACATGGAAAGAATGCAACTGCGCAATTCATAGGTTGTCGAGAGCTATTTTCTGGCAGCCTTTGATCGAGTATTGTCGCTTGAGCTAGCCTTGAGGGTCAACACGTCGCAAAAGCACAGAAAAGCAGTTGCGTGGGGTGTGGACGCAGAAGTAACgtacttggaaggaaggaatatCCTCCCATTTTCATATTTTGAGTTGCATTTGTTGAATCTAGATGGGCTACAATTCAGTAAGACAGTAAGACAGCCCATGTAGTCTATAATTTCTAAAATCTCAAGACCCATCATGTTAGCAGCTTGAGAAAGCTTTGGGGACAAATTTtattcccacattgctagttgggagagagttggagtgctaTATAAGGGCTActcttctagtccttccaagtgagtgagaatagaatgagctctcgcgcattcctcctcttccgcccgtcccgcctcgcctcgtcacgcacgccgcgtttcgtgactcgagttcgagacatactcaaggaagcctaaatttttgcttggtgcaccaactgagttgggtgtCAACGCGGTCTGGTGTCATCctacgcggtcgggtcggctctcctcccatGCTATACTAGGAGACAAAACAGATCTGGAGTACACaactctcagaactctctagtctgcCTCTCTCACTTAGGCGtttgttcgtgctcttcttcgccggttcgactgcttccTCGATAGATCTGACTACACCATTGGGCGACATCAACgattcccatggtggtggtgctgctgctggtgcaaccttcccggtcgcgatgtacgtgttttTTCTTCTCCTATCTTGCACTGCTATTTGtttcatgttcagatctgatgcatgtgcttagtctgatttgTATGGTTAAGTATaattgtgcatccgtaatgttattTTCAGTAGTAATTAATCTCACACGAAAATTGCCTAATATTCTAACATCATTGGAGCAAAGTAGTTGTGAAGTTTGACCACGCTCCATGGATAAGGAACAGTACGTTCATTAATTTGCTTGCGTTCCTTGAAGCAGTAGAGTACCTGCGTGGCGAACTGGCATTCGACATTCTACTATTCCAGCAAGGGCAGGTACACTGGAACGCGCGCAAATTCTGCAAACTTGCCCAAAATTGCAGCGGCCATCCTCCATCGACCCGTCGTGTCCCAGAAAAGAGAGGCTGTTCACACGAACTTTACGAGTCGTCCTACGTGCGCCAGAGATCAGCCGCAAGAAGTAAAGCTAGAGCAGAGAGAAGAGACCTGAAGGAACCAGGGGAAGAAGACGATCCATCACCATGGCAACACGTACGCCCAGGCCAAATAATTAAGCGATCGAGTTTCACATGCTCGTTGGATCGACAGTTGGTACTTGGTACTAGCTTAGCTAGCCCTATCGACATGCACGTACAGATCTATATAGGAGTATATACTTTACGCGAGATATGAAAGCGTGTGGTGGTACACTCGAAATGGATATCTGGCAGGTGTGCCAAACTTTTTTTTGAAGAAAGGGGCAGCTCAGGCGTGCGTGCGTGCATTCCGGCCGGACCCCGGAAGCCGACACACAACCCATGCGCTCACTCCGATCGATGGGTAACTTGTGCACCTCAAACACTACAGCTAAAATCGATATAGCTGGATAGCTTTAATCAAGCTGCACATCACCCTCTTTCACACCTCAACTTAGAGCGTCCAGCTTCCAACTTTCAACCCGGCCTTTATATGTGCATCAGTGCATGGCCCCTTCCGGTGGCCCGACCatcaaaccctagcggcggcggcgctgccttCCCCCTCCTTCAATTCTCTTGCGATGGCCGTAGGACAACAATGGGTGAAGCCCGCGGGTCTGACACCAACGGGGCAACTTCTCGTGACGGCTACGGAGATAATGGGCAGCGTGGCATACAACGGCGGGGCCATGCGATTGGTGGTCAGCCCCCTTGCTGGGCGGAGGTGCGGGTTCGAGGGAGGCACAACTGCATGTAAAAAACCGAGCCAATTTCGGTCATGCTGGACGATGGTGCAGTTTCTCATAAGTCGTTAACTTGTCAAAGACATCGTCGCTGCATGTCTCTTCTCCTTGCTCGGGCTGCTTCCAAGGAAACCCTAGATCGTCATCTCCTGAAGTAGAAGTTGGCGACACTTTGGTGTCGTTCTCCCTCCTTGGGACATCATTTTGGCCACAAAAATTAATCGGACCTCGGTGCCGTTCACCCCCTAGTCGCACATACATGATATTATTAGTGCGGCAAAATGCATCGGCGGAAAGCCAGAAATGCACAGGAATTTCACAGTTTAGGCCACAAAAATCAACCTCCACTCACCCGGCGCGCGCGTCCTTTCGCCAAAAGTCACCACTGTGTTCTTAATTAATCGCATCGGAGAGTTTTACGTAAGCATGTCAATTAAGCTTAGCTTGTTTGCAGATACCCGGCCAGACTGCTCCCGCGTTTCATTTTCCATTATCCAAAACGAGCACAGAAAAGCTAGCACGGCACAAAGTGATCGTCATCGGCAGATGACAATTAACAACACGACACACACGCATCGCTTTCTCGCGACTCCACACGACGAAATATTAAGCCTCATCTCCTATCTACTACCAGTGCCAGACTGCCAATAGTACCTCACCTCTATAAATTCCCCCGGCCAAGCTCCGAGCTCATAGATTCGGACACCGCTCACTGGACAGCACAGCAGATTGCTAGCTAGAGTCTCTCTCAAAATATCCAAGGTTCAAAGCCCAAACCATCTCGATCAGAGCCGATCAAATATTTACGCAACAAGTGATATAGTGTTTGCTCATAGCTCTACTTGAATGATGAGTCCCATGGAGGAAGAGATGCTGTTGCTCCCTTCGTTCGCCTTCCCGGAGTGTTTTCCGGCCGACGCCGCTGCACCAGGCTCCGGTAAGTTTGGTTATCACTCTGATGACTGGGTTAGCTAGCGCACTATGTCCTCTATACCTAACCGCAATGCGTTGTGCAGGCGGCGAGCAAAAGAAGGCCGgccggcagcggcggaggcggaAGGCGTCCGCAGGCGATGGCGACGACGCGGCGGCAAATAAGCGGAAGCTGAACGACGAGCAGGCGCAGTTCCTTGAGATGAGCTTCCGGAAGGAGCGCAAGCTGGAGACGCCGCGCAAGGTGCAGCTCGCCGCCGAACTTGGCCTCGACACCAAGCAGGTGGCCGTGTGGTTCCAGAACCGCCGCGCCCGGTACAAGAGCAAGCTCATCGAGGAGGAGTTCTCCAAGCTGCGTGCCGCCCACGACTCCGTCGTCGTCCACAACTGCCACCTCGAGGCCGAGGTACACACACACTCTTTCTAGAATTCTTGAAAGCTGTAGACCTGTACTCCTGTAGTAGCTAGCTGGAGCTGGTTCTGCTCTACTAACATGTGCATACATGCAGCTACATAGGCTCAAAGAAAGGTTGGCTGAGACAGAGGAGGAGAAGAGCAAgatcatggcggcggcggccacagCAGGAGGTGGGGGCAGCAGCCCGAGCTCGTCGTCCTTCTCCACGGTGACGGACCACGCGGCCATGGTGGACCAGTTCGAGATGGAGGGTGCGGAGGCCAACTTCGCCTACATGAGCGACTACACCTACAACAACTACTTGATGGACTTGGCGGCCGGCGGCTACCTCGGATGCGTCTACGATCAATTCAGCTGATTTGGGATAGCACAACCGTTCTACTCCTATGATCGATGTGCGTATGCACGTTACGCACGTTGCAGTAGTAGCAACTAGTAAGTCAGAACTCAGAAGTTGGTGGTAGTGTCGATGGGTCGATCAATGCGACAGTGCCCATGGAGAATCTTGCCAAGCAATGTACATTATAACTGTTATTGGTAATGTTCGTACTGCATTATTTACCAGCCTACTCCTATTTCAAGTTCGAGGCGATAGCAGCTGAGAGCAAAAAAACCTCTTAAAAAATATCAACAGCCATGCACATGATATCtatgagcaagtacaataagatccAGTCAGTTggttataagagataaaatactccctccatctcatggAATAGGGCGTAAATTTTTATGCACGAGGATTAAGGAGAAAAAGCAGCGACAACAGTTTCCCAACTTACCCCTAATAAAACGGCTGCCCCTTAATTTCTCTCCTCTGAGTTAATAGGCATGACTCATGGATTATCTCAACAGATCCATGCGCTTCCTTCAGGGTCCAATTACAGCGCAGCATTAATTGCTAATCTCTAGATTTTCTAATCCTTTTCTCGCATGCGCATGCATGTCCAATAACAATCCCACAGTTACCGTTCCCTTTTCCTGATTTTAAGGATCGAATTAAACTGTTGTGAGGGCAGTCTGGGGAGAAATAGGGCAAAACACATCCCACGCCTTAAGCTTTGgcgaaattttgaaaaaaatattacgCCCTATTCCTTGAGAAGGAGGgagtattataaattttcttagttggaggagagagattaggagagagaaggaaAGTGGGCTCTAGCACGTCCTCCTAgacactatgtgagactaaaaggtgggccatgtattATAAAAGTAGTACACTCTTATACTACTAGCTTACTATTATACATGGTAGCTATAAATTAATTATAAATAATGTGGCAAACTGTTATAGCCAGCTGTCAGCTactctattgttcttgctctaactAGGTCTGGGTGTTCGCAAATCCTCCCCTCGCAGGGTAAGGTAGAAACTAGAAAGAGCCAAGGCTTAGGGTAATAATGTACTTTAACTATCTGATGTTAAAGTTAGTACTACCACGAGTAAATTCTTCGATTCTGGGTTTGGAAAAAAAGTCTGAATACTATGTACAAGTATATGCCACGTTTACCtaaaaaaaaatgtacaagtatgctactgttttccttttttttttcattttcggggttctCATTGAGCATCCAAAATGTAGCGTATGAAGTTTATGGGAGGTTCGAACTTTGAGCAGCAATAGATTTGTGGTAGAGATATAAAGACTGAGACAACACAGAGAGAGTGGTATGTTAACATGGCAATACTATGCGTCAGCGCATATGTCACACACTTGCCTTGTATAGCAAAAACCTATGCTAAAGTTAACTTCCTCGAAAAGTGAGCCTGTAAGGAAACAAGCTAACAATGTTCCACCATCTTTCAGCGGTTCATCCAGTTGTTGTTGATTAGGAAGCTATAACTAAAGTATCCAACTAGCTAAACTAATCAAAGCACACGATGGCCATGTTTCGCCTCGCCATGGCCCTGTTCCCTTTCCTAAAACCTTTCTCACATACAATGACACAAGACTTTCCTTAACCCTCGCAGTTGAGGTACAATTTATTCAAAAAGAACTAATCACCCTCCTTGAGGGCGGTATCCCCGGTCATGTGTACACacagggccggccctgacccaTGGCAGCCATGGGCGGTTTTGTTTACTATGGGCTGAAAAAAAATTACTAAGTAGGATTGGCTTAAGATTGCAGCGAGAAAAGGATTGCCTCGGTTGGTTTCCGTGAAGAAAGGGGTACACGCGATTGATTGTTCGTCTCTCATTCTGGCTATCGACCCTATCGTCGATCGCCTCGCCCGACCGGGCTTCGGCGCTCCAATCCTTCGTCTCGCTGATCGTTCGTCTCTTGTACGTGCGTGATTGCGTCTTGCCGATCGTCTCGCCCGAGCTGCCTGCCATGCATGTTGCCTCTATGTTAGTCCATGATTAAATGTCTcttctttttcgataaagggaatatattaatatcaagagataccaattacacctagcctctgcaacaacgtaccaccctaatggcactacggatgcacacagccaaaaaaaggaaaagaaaactaagaaacaaaagtcccgctacagtatctcgggcctaacaacagcaatacatccaccgccatgacaacGCCTGAATTACaggctctccaaaaacgacgcctccaagaagagaacagt contains:
- the LOC124700264 gene encoding homeobox-leucine zipper protein HOX12-like, which produces MMSPMEEEMLLLPSFAFPECFPADAAAPGSGGEQKKAGRQRRRRKASAGDGDDAAANKRKLNDEQAQFLEMSFRKERKLETPRKVQLAAELGLDTKQVAVWFQNRRARYKSKLIEEEFSKLRAAHDSVVVHNCHLEAELHRLKERLAETEEEKSKIMAAAATAGGGGSSPSSSSFSTVTDHAAMVDQFEMEGAEANFAYMSDYTYNNYLMDLAAGGYLGCVYDQFS